Proteins encoded by one window of Candidatus Kapaibacterium thiocyanatum:
- a CDS encoding SAM-dependent methyltransferase produces the protein MNNEEIPRPTHWNTVFATKGERERSWYQKYPAASMNAIASVRLPYDAAIIDVGGGDSYLVDTLLDKGFTNVTVLDISAQAIENAKTRLGERADLVRWIVSDITEYEPDMRFDFWHDRAALHFLTNANDVEKYVAIAHKSIRTGGHLFLGTFSVDGPKRCSALDVTQYSEETMTTTVGNGFERLWCKREDHTTPFATTQNFLFCLFRKTG, from the coding sequence ATGAATAACGAAGAAATACCCCGCCCCACTCACTGGAACACCGTCTTCGCCACGAAGGGCGAACGGGAGCGAAGCTGGTATCAGAAATATCCGGCGGCGTCGATGAACGCCATCGCATCGGTACGGCTTCCGTACGATGCGGCGATCATCGACGTGGGTGGAGGCGACAGCTATCTCGTGGACACCCTGCTGGACAAAGGCTTCACGAACGTGACGGTGCTGGATATTTCAGCACAAGCTATCGAGAATGCGAAGACGAGACTGGGCGAGCGAGCGGATCTCGTGCGGTGGATCGTGAGCGATATCACCGAGTACGAACCCGATATGCGGTTCGACTTCTGGCACGATCGCGCGGCCCTTCACTTCCTGACGAATGCGAACGACGTCGAGAAGTATGTAGCCATCGCACACAAGAGCATCCGGACAGGAGGACATCTGTTCCTCGGAACGTTCTCCGTCGATGGGCCGAAGCGATGCAGCGCTCTCGATGTGACGCAATATTCGGAAGAGACGATGACGACCACGGTCGGAAACGGTTTCGAACGACTGTGGTGCAAACGGGAAGATCACACGACGCCGTTCGCGACGACGCAGAACTTTCTGTTCTGTCTGTTCCGGAAGACCGGGTAG